A single window of Zootoca vivipara chromosome 17, rZooViv1.1, whole genome shotgun sequence DNA harbors:
- the ZCCHC8 gene encoding zinc finger CCHC domain-containing protein 8 isoform X1: MAAEVDFGDQELFEQLDAGEAAPIPAAQPVHTRFEEADAQTEELRERLRECQETVRELQAENHELRRKLNMLTRPSGLTIDDSQLDGPLLQILFMNNTVSKQYHQEIEDFISCLVQKYEEQQSAESDKTYFNVKPQPSSFMLEEDHKVTISNTSKKIKEAFSVVGSVLYFTNFCLDKLGQPILNENPQLTDGWEIPKYQQVFTQILSLDGQEIQVKPKSRPKSHCFNCGSEDHQMKDCPQPRNAARISEKRKQFMDACGEAGNQNFQQRYHADEVEERFGRFKPGIISEELQDALGVTDKTLPPFIYRMRQLGYPPGWLKEAEMEKSGLTLYDGKASPGGETEAEEYYQQNWRVTYDVSKLINYPGFNMSTPNGVTDEWRMFGSVPLQPSQQKDIFAHYLSTYHSSSPKSSNKRSSSHQNSHHPKRQKGHSAEVSSADMEMDSDFEAPHSSPGYDSFQFQPPLPPGSPLNATPPPLPRGTPPCTPPNITPPQLPPCIPLPVSRDTPPLTPSSDSAPLRAEGSATDEDTLTLEELEEQQRLIWAALEQADSANSDSDIPGENPLTGNSVASSPSRAESDIFPEEITCKKLDVLELGTSDNSEQVLKAEESEKKQISGDEPIDLTDNEEPNHMDSEGSVENCPSTSVSRESQSDTPVVISAEVPKNASPVPDMSKFAAGITPFEFDNMAESTGIYLRIRSVLKNSPRNQQKSKKASS, from the exons ATGGCGGCCGAGGTGGACTTCGGGGACCAGGAGCTCTTCGAGCAGCTGGACGCCGGCGAGGCGGCGCCCATCCCGGCCGCGCAGCCGGTCCACACCCGCTTCGAGGAGGCCGATGCGCAGACGGAGGAGCTCCGCGAGCGGCTGAGGGAGTGCCAGGAGACCGTCAGGGAGCTGCAGGCCGAAA ATCATGAACTCAGAAGAAAATTGAATATGCTGACTCGACCAAG TGGACTTACCATTGACGACTCTCAACTTGATGGGCCTTTGTTACAAATTTTATTTATGAACAATACTGTTTCAAA GCAATATCATCAAGAAATAGAAGATTTTATATCTTGTTTAGTTCAAAAATATGAGGAGCAACAAAGTGCTGAATCTGACAAGACCTACTTCAATGTTAAGCCGCAG CCTTCTAGttttatgttggaagaagaccaTAAAGTGACAATCTCAAATACATCAAAAAAAATCAAGGAGGCCTTTAGT GTTGTAGGAAGTGTTCTCTATTTTACCAATTTTTGTCTTGATAAACTGGGGCAGCCTATATTAAATGAAAACCCTCAGCTGACAGACGGATGGGAAATACCCAA ATACCAGCAAGTTTTCACGCAGATTCTTTCTCTAGATGGACAGGAGATACAAGTAAAGCCTAAAAG CAGGCCAAAATCTCACTGCTTCAATTGTGGCTCTGAAGACCACCAAATGAAAGATTGTCCACAG CCACGAAATGCTGCCCGTATAAGTGAAAAAAGGAAGCAGTTTATGGATGCTTGTGGGGAAGCAGGAAACCAAAACTTCCAACAGCGGTACCATGCAGATGAAGTTGAAGAAAGGTTTGGAAGGTTCAAACCAGGAATAATtag CGAGGAACTTCAAGATGCACTTGGTGTCACTGACAAGACTCTTCCTCCTTTCATCTATCGAATGCGGCAACTGGGCTATCCCCCAGGTTGGCTCAAGGAAGCAGAAATGGAAAAATCTGGACTAACACTCTATGATGGAAAGG CATCTCCTGGTGGTGAAACAGAGGCGGAAGAATATTACCAACAGAATTGGCGTGTCACTTATGATGTCTCTAAGTTGATAAACTATCCAGGTTTTAATATGTCCACTCCAAATGGAGTAACAGAT GAATGGAGGATGTTTGGTTCCGTACCCCTTCAGCCCAGTCAGCAGAAGGATATCTTTGCCCACTATCTTTCTACCTATCATTCG TCGAGCCCAAAGTCCAGCAATAAAAGATCTTCATCTCACCAGAACTCTCATCATCCAAAAAGACAGAAAGGACACAGTGCTGAAGTATCATCAGCTGACATGGAGATGGATTCTG ACTTTGAAGCTCCACACAGTTCTCCTGGCTATGATAGCTTCCAGTTCCAACCTCCACTGCCTCCAGGGTCACCACTGAATGCCACTCCTCCCCCATTGCCACGTGGGACCCCTCCATGTACTCCCCCCAACATTACCCCTCCACAGCTTCCTCCATGTATTCCCCTACCAGTTTCCCGTGATACTCCACCTTTGACTCCTTCCAGTGATTCTGCTCCACTGAGAGCAGAGGGCTCTGCTACGGATGAAGACACTTTAACACTGGAAGAGCTTGAGGAGCAGCAGCGCCTCATTTGGGCAGCCCTGGAGCAAGCAGATAGTGCAAACAGTGACTCTGACATACCTGGAGAGAATCCTTTAACAGGAAACTCTGTAGCCTCATCACCATCTCGAGCCGAGTCAGACATTTTCCCAGAAGAAATAACATGCAAGAAGCTGGATGTATTGGAACTTGGGACTTCAGACAACAGTGAACAGGTACTCAAAGCAGAAGAGTCCGAAAAGAAACAGATTTCAGGTGATGAACCGATTGATTTGACAGACAATGAAGAACCGAACCACATGGATTCTGAAGGCAGTGTGGAGAACTGCCCCTCAACCTCAGTGTCCAGGGAAAGCCAGAGTGACACTCCTGTGGTCATCAGTGCTGAGGTGCCCAAAAATGCCAGCCCTGTCCCTGACATGAGCAAGTTTGCTGCTGGGATAACACCTTTTGAATTTGATAACATGGCTGAATCTACTGGGATTTACCTCCGAATAAGAAGTGTGCTAAAGAACTCTCCTAGGAACCAGCAGAAAAGCAAGAAGGCTTCCTCCTAG
- the ZCCHC8 gene encoding zinc finger CCHC domain-containing protein 8 isoform X3 → MAAEVDFGDQELFEQLDAGEAAPIPAAQPVHTRFEEADAQTEELRERLRECQETVRELQAENHELRRKLNMLTRPSGLTIDDSQLDGPLLQILFMNNTVSKQYHQEIEDFISCLVQKYEEQQSAESDKTYFNVKPQPSSFMLEEDHKVTISNTSKKIKEAFSVVGSVLYFTNFCLDKLGQPILNENPQLTDGWEIPKYQQVFTQILSLDGQEIQVKPKSRPKSHCFNCGSEDHQMKDCPQPRNAARISEKRKQFMDACGEAGNQNFQQRYHADEVEERFGRFKPGIISEELQDALGVTDKTLPPFIYRMRQLGYPPGWLKEAEMEKSGLTLYDGKASPGGETEAEEYYQQNWRVTYDVSKLINYPGFNMSTPNGVTDEWRMFGSVPLQPSQQKDIFAHYLSTYHSSSNKRSSSHQNSHHPKRQKGHSAEVSSADMEMDSDFEAPHSSPGYDSFQFQPPLPPGSPLNATPPPLPRGTPPCTPPNITPPQLPPCIPLPVSRDTPPLTPSSDSAPLRAEGSATDEDTLTLEELEEQQRLIWAALEQADSANSDSDIPGENPLTGNSVASSPSRAESDIFPEEITCKKLDVLELGTSDNSEQVLKAEESEKKQISGDEPIDLTDNEEPNHMDSEGSVENCPSTSVSRESQSDTPVVISAEVPKNASPVPDMSKFAAGITPFEFDNMAESTGIYLRIRSVLKNSPRNQQKSKKASS, encoded by the exons ATGGCGGCCGAGGTGGACTTCGGGGACCAGGAGCTCTTCGAGCAGCTGGACGCCGGCGAGGCGGCGCCCATCCCGGCCGCGCAGCCGGTCCACACCCGCTTCGAGGAGGCCGATGCGCAGACGGAGGAGCTCCGCGAGCGGCTGAGGGAGTGCCAGGAGACCGTCAGGGAGCTGCAGGCCGAAA ATCATGAACTCAGAAGAAAATTGAATATGCTGACTCGACCAAG TGGACTTACCATTGACGACTCTCAACTTGATGGGCCTTTGTTACAAATTTTATTTATGAACAATACTGTTTCAAA GCAATATCATCAAGAAATAGAAGATTTTATATCTTGTTTAGTTCAAAAATATGAGGAGCAACAAAGTGCTGAATCTGACAAGACCTACTTCAATGTTAAGCCGCAG CCTTCTAGttttatgttggaagaagaccaTAAAGTGACAATCTCAAATACATCAAAAAAAATCAAGGAGGCCTTTAGT GTTGTAGGAAGTGTTCTCTATTTTACCAATTTTTGTCTTGATAAACTGGGGCAGCCTATATTAAATGAAAACCCTCAGCTGACAGACGGATGGGAAATACCCAA ATACCAGCAAGTTTTCACGCAGATTCTTTCTCTAGATGGACAGGAGATACAAGTAAAGCCTAAAAG CAGGCCAAAATCTCACTGCTTCAATTGTGGCTCTGAAGACCACCAAATGAAAGATTGTCCACAG CCACGAAATGCTGCCCGTATAAGTGAAAAAAGGAAGCAGTTTATGGATGCTTGTGGGGAAGCAGGAAACCAAAACTTCCAACAGCGGTACCATGCAGATGAAGTTGAAGAAAGGTTTGGAAGGTTCAAACCAGGAATAATtag CGAGGAACTTCAAGATGCACTTGGTGTCACTGACAAGACTCTTCCTCCTTTCATCTATCGAATGCGGCAACTGGGCTATCCCCCAGGTTGGCTCAAGGAAGCAGAAATGGAAAAATCTGGACTAACACTCTATGATGGAAAGG CATCTCCTGGTGGTGAAACAGAGGCGGAAGAATATTACCAACAGAATTGGCGTGTCACTTATGATGTCTCTAAGTTGATAAACTATCCAGGTTTTAATATGTCCACTCCAAATGGAGTAACAGAT GAATGGAGGATGTTTGGTTCCGTACCCCTTCAGCCCAGTCAGCAGAAGGATATCTTTGCCCACTATCTTTCTACCTATCATTCG TCCAGCAATAAAAGATCTTCATCTCACCAGAACTCTCATCATCCAAAAAGACAGAAAGGACACAGTGCTGAAGTATCATCAGCTGACATGGAGATGGATTCTG ACTTTGAAGCTCCACACAGTTCTCCTGGCTATGATAGCTTCCAGTTCCAACCTCCACTGCCTCCAGGGTCACCACTGAATGCCACTCCTCCCCCATTGCCACGTGGGACCCCTCCATGTACTCCCCCCAACATTACCCCTCCACAGCTTCCTCCATGTATTCCCCTACCAGTTTCCCGTGATACTCCACCTTTGACTCCTTCCAGTGATTCTGCTCCACTGAGAGCAGAGGGCTCTGCTACGGATGAAGACACTTTAACACTGGAAGAGCTTGAGGAGCAGCAGCGCCTCATTTGGGCAGCCCTGGAGCAAGCAGATAGTGCAAACAGTGACTCTGACATACCTGGAGAGAATCCTTTAACAGGAAACTCTGTAGCCTCATCACCATCTCGAGCCGAGTCAGACATTTTCCCAGAAGAAATAACATGCAAGAAGCTGGATGTATTGGAACTTGGGACTTCAGACAACAGTGAACAGGTACTCAAAGCAGAAGAGTCCGAAAAGAAACAGATTTCAGGTGATGAACCGATTGATTTGACAGACAATGAAGAACCGAACCACATGGATTCTGAAGGCAGTGTGGAGAACTGCCCCTCAACCTCAGTGTCCAGGGAAAGCCAGAGTGACACTCCTGTGGTCATCAGTGCTGAGGTGCCCAAAAATGCCAGCCCTGTCCCTGACATGAGCAAGTTTGCTGCTGGGATAACACCTTTTGAATTTGATAACATGGCTGAATCTACTGGGATTTACCTCCGAATAAGAAGTGTGCTAAAGAACTCTCCTAGGAACCAGCAGAAAAGCAAGAAGGCTTCCTCCTAG
- the ZCCHC8 gene encoding zinc finger CCHC domain-containing protein 8 isoform X2: MAAEVDFGDQELFEQLDAGEAAPIPAAQPVHTRFEEADAQTEELRERLRECQETVRELQAENHELRRKLNMLTRPSGLTIDDSQLDGPLLQILFMNNTVSKQYHQEIEDFISCLVQKYEEQQSAESDKTYFNVKPQPSSFMLEEDHKVTISNTSKKIKEAFSVVGSVLYFTNFCLDKLGQPILNENPQLTDGWEIPKYQQVFTQILSLDGQEIQVKPKRPKSHCFNCGSEDHQMKDCPQPRNAARISEKRKQFMDACGEAGNQNFQQRYHADEVEERFGRFKPGIISEELQDALGVTDKTLPPFIYRMRQLGYPPGWLKEAEMEKSGLTLYDGKASPGGETEAEEYYQQNWRVTYDVSKLINYPGFNMSTPNGVTDEWRMFGSVPLQPSQQKDIFAHYLSTYHSSSPKSSNKRSSSHQNSHHPKRQKGHSAEVSSADMEMDSDFEAPHSSPGYDSFQFQPPLPPGSPLNATPPPLPRGTPPCTPPNITPPQLPPCIPLPVSRDTPPLTPSSDSAPLRAEGSATDEDTLTLEELEEQQRLIWAALEQADSANSDSDIPGENPLTGNSVASSPSRAESDIFPEEITCKKLDVLELGTSDNSEQVLKAEESEKKQISGDEPIDLTDNEEPNHMDSEGSVENCPSTSVSRESQSDTPVVISAEVPKNASPVPDMSKFAAGITPFEFDNMAESTGIYLRIRSVLKNSPRNQQKSKKASS, from the exons ATGGCGGCCGAGGTGGACTTCGGGGACCAGGAGCTCTTCGAGCAGCTGGACGCCGGCGAGGCGGCGCCCATCCCGGCCGCGCAGCCGGTCCACACCCGCTTCGAGGAGGCCGATGCGCAGACGGAGGAGCTCCGCGAGCGGCTGAGGGAGTGCCAGGAGACCGTCAGGGAGCTGCAGGCCGAAA ATCATGAACTCAGAAGAAAATTGAATATGCTGACTCGACCAAG TGGACTTACCATTGACGACTCTCAACTTGATGGGCCTTTGTTACAAATTTTATTTATGAACAATACTGTTTCAAA GCAATATCATCAAGAAATAGAAGATTTTATATCTTGTTTAGTTCAAAAATATGAGGAGCAACAAAGTGCTGAATCTGACAAGACCTACTTCAATGTTAAGCCGCAG CCTTCTAGttttatgttggaagaagaccaTAAAGTGACAATCTCAAATACATCAAAAAAAATCAAGGAGGCCTTTAGT GTTGTAGGAAGTGTTCTCTATTTTACCAATTTTTGTCTTGATAAACTGGGGCAGCCTATATTAAATGAAAACCCTCAGCTGACAGACGGATGGGAAATACCCAA ATACCAGCAAGTTTTCACGCAGATTCTTTCTCTAGATGGACAGGAGATACAAGTAAAGCCTAAAAG GCCAAAATCTCACTGCTTCAATTGTGGCTCTGAAGACCACCAAATGAAAGATTGTCCACAG CCACGAAATGCTGCCCGTATAAGTGAAAAAAGGAAGCAGTTTATGGATGCTTGTGGGGAAGCAGGAAACCAAAACTTCCAACAGCGGTACCATGCAGATGAAGTTGAAGAAAGGTTTGGAAGGTTCAAACCAGGAATAATtag CGAGGAACTTCAAGATGCACTTGGTGTCACTGACAAGACTCTTCCTCCTTTCATCTATCGAATGCGGCAACTGGGCTATCCCCCAGGTTGGCTCAAGGAAGCAGAAATGGAAAAATCTGGACTAACACTCTATGATGGAAAGG CATCTCCTGGTGGTGAAACAGAGGCGGAAGAATATTACCAACAGAATTGGCGTGTCACTTATGATGTCTCTAAGTTGATAAACTATCCAGGTTTTAATATGTCCACTCCAAATGGAGTAACAGAT GAATGGAGGATGTTTGGTTCCGTACCCCTTCAGCCCAGTCAGCAGAAGGATATCTTTGCCCACTATCTTTCTACCTATCATTCG TCGAGCCCAAAGTCCAGCAATAAAAGATCTTCATCTCACCAGAACTCTCATCATCCAAAAAGACAGAAAGGACACAGTGCTGAAGTATCATCAGCTGACATGGAGATGGATTCTG ACTTTGAAGCTCCACACAGTTCTCCTGGCTATGATAGCTTCCAGTTCCAACCTCCACTGCCTCCAGGGTCACCACTGAATGCCACTCCTCCCCCATTGCCACGTGGGACCCCTCCATGTACTCCCCCCAACATTACCCCTCCACAGCTTCCTCCATGTATTCCCCTACCAGTTTCCCGTGATACTCCACCTTTGACTCCTTCCAGTGATTCTGCTCCACTGAGAGCAGAGGGCTCTGCTACGGATGAAGACACTTTAACACTGGAAGAGCTTGAGGAGCAGCAGCGCCTCATTTGGGCAGCCCTGGAGCAAGCAGATAGTGCAAACAGTGACTCTGACATACCTGGAGAGAATCCTTTAACAGGAAACTCTGTAGCCTCATCACCATCTCGAGCCGAGTCAGACATTTTCCCAGAAGAAATAACATGCAAGAAGCTGGATGTATTGGAACTTGGGACTTCAGACAACAGTGAACAGGTACTCAAAGCAGAAGAGTCCGAAAAGAAACAGATTTCAGGTGATGAACCGATTGATTTGACAGACAATGAAGAACCGAACCACATGGATTCTGAAGGCAGTGTGGAGAACTGCCCCTCAACCTCAGTGTCCAGGGAAAGCCAGAGTGACACTCCTGTGGTCATCAGTGCTGAGGTGCCCAAAAATGCCAGCCCTGTCCCTGACATGAGCAAGTTTGCTGCTGGGATAACACCTTTTGAATTTGATAACATGGCTGAATCTACTGGGATTTACCTCCGAATAAGAAGTGTGCTAAAGAACTCTCCTAGGAACCAGCAGAAAAGCAAGAAGGCTTCCTCCTAG
- the ZCCHC8 gene encoding zinc finger CCHC domain-containing protein 8 isoform X4, whose translation MLTRPSGLTIDDSQLDGPLLQILFMNNTVSKQYHQEIEDFISCLVQKYEEQQSAESDKTYFNVKPQPSSFMLEEDHKVTISNTSKKIKEAFSVVGSVLYFTNFCLDKLGQPILNENPQLTDGWEIPKYQQVFTQILSLDGQEIQVKPKSRPKSHCFNCGSEDHQMKDCPQPRNAARISEKRKQFMDACGEAGNQNFQQRYHADEVEERFGRFKPGIISEELQDALGVTDKTLPPFIYRMRQLGYPPGWLKEAEMEKSGLTLYDGKASPGGETEAEEYYQQNWRVTYDVSKLINYPGFNMSTPNGVTDEWRMFGSVPLQPSQQKDIFAHYLSTYHSSSPKSSNKRSSSHQNSHHPKRQKGHSAEVSSADMEMDSDFEAPHSSPGYDSFQFQPPLPPGSPLNATPPPLPRGTPPCTPPNITPPQLPPCIPLPVSRDTPPLTPSSDSAPLRAEGSATDEDTLTLEELEEQQRLIWAALEQADSANSDSDIPGENPLTGNSVASSPSRAESDIFPEEITCKKLDVLELGTSDNSEQVLKAEESEKKQISGDEPIDLTDNEEPNHMDSEGSVENCPSTSVSRESQSDTPVVISAEVPKNASPVPDMSKFAAGITPFEFDNMAESTGIYLRIRSVLKNSPRNQQKSKKASS comes from the exons ATGCTGACTCGACCAAG TGGACTTACCATTGACGACTCTCAACTTGATGGGCCTTTGTTACAAATTTTATTTATGAACAATACTGTTTCAAA GCAATATCATCAAGAAATAGAAGATTTTATATCTTGTTTAGTTCAAAAATATGAGGAGCAACAAAGTGCTGAATCTGACAAGACCTACTTCAATGTTAAGCCGCAG CCTTCTAGttttatgttggaagaagaccaTAAAGTGACAATCTCAAATACATCAAAAAAAATCAAGGAGGCCTTTAGT GTTGTAGGAAGTGTTCTCTATTTTACCAATTTTTGTCTTGATAAACTGGGGCAGCCTATATTAAATGAAAACCCTCAGCTGACAGACGGATGGGAAATACCCAA ATACCAGCAAGTTTTCACGCAGATTCTTTCTCTAGATGGACAGGAGATACAAGTAAAGCCTAAAAG CAGGCCAAAATCTCACTGCTTCAATTGTGGCTCTGAAGACCACCAAATGAAAGATTGTCCACAG CCACGAAATGCTGCCCGTATAAGTGAAAAAAGGAAGCAGTTTATGGATGCTTGTGGGGAAGCAGGAAACCAAAACTTCCAACAGCGGTACCATGCAGATGAAGTTGAAGAAAGGTTTGGAAGGTTCAAACCAGGAATAATtag CGAGGAACTTCAAGATGCACTTGGTGTCACTGACAAGACTCTTCCTCCTTTCATCTATCGAATGCGGCAACTGGGCTATCCCCCAGGTTGGCTCAAGGAAGCAGAAATGGAAAAATCTGGACTAACACTCTATGATGGAAAGG CATCTCCTGGTGGTGAAACAGAGGCGGAAGAATATTACCAACAGAATTGGCGTGTCACTTATGATGTCTCTAAGTTGATAAACTATCCAGGTTTTAATATGTCCACTCCAAATGGAGTAACAGAT GAATGGAGGATGTTTGGTTCCGTACCCCTTCAGCCCAGTCAGCAGAAGGATATCTTTGCCCACTATCTTTCTACCTATCATTCG TCGAGCCCAAAGTCCAGCAATAAAAGATCTTCATCTCACCAGAACTCTCATCATCCAAAAAGACAGAAAGGACACAGTGCTGAAGTATCATCAGCTGACATGGAGATGGATTCTG ACTTTGAAGCTCCACACAGTTCTCCTGGCTATGATAGCTTCCAGTTCCAACCTCCACTGCCTCCAGGGTCACCACTGAATGCCACTCCTCCCCCATTGCCACGTGGGACCCCTCCATGTACTCCCCCCAACATTACCCCTCCACAGCTTCCTCCATGTATTCCCCTACCAGTTTCCCGTGATACTCCACCTTTGACTCCTTCCAGTGATTCTGCTCCACTGAGAGCAGAGGGCTCTGCTACGGATGAAGACACTTTAACACTGGAAGAGCTTGAGGAGCAGCAGCGCCTCATTTGGGCAGCCCTGGAGCAAGCAGATAGTGCAAACAGTGACTCTGACATACCTGGAGAGAATCCTTTAACAGGAAACTCTGTAGCCTCATCACCATCTCGAGCCGAGTCAGACATTTTCCCAGAAGAAATAACATGCAAGAAGCTGGATGTATTGGAACTTGGGACTTCAGACAACAGTGAACAGGTACTCAAAGCAGAAGAGTCCGAAAAGAAACAGATTTCAGGTGATGAACCGATTGATTTGACAGACAATGAAGAACCGAACCACATGGATTCTGAAGGCAGTGTGGAGAACTGCCCCTCAACCTCAGTGTCCAGGGAAAGCCAGAGTGACACTCCTGTGGTCATCAGTGCTGAGGTGCCCAAAAATGCCAGCCCTGTCCCTGACATGAGCAAGTTTGCTGCTGGGATAACACCTTTTGAATTTGATAACATGGCTGAATCTACTGGGATTTACCTCCGAATAAGAAGTGTGCTAAAGAACTCTCCTAGGAACCAGCAGAAAAGCAAGAAGGCTTCCTCCTAG